In the Streptomyces sp. NBC_00525 genome, one interval contains:
- a CDS encoding GNAT family N-acetyltransferase has product MSIVEFNGMRVRRPEPDDHPRVLKVLDRWWGEFEGSVGSVQRALLLPRLYFQHFTTGSFLVERDGELTGFLVGFLSQTRSDESYIHFVGVAPEEQGRGLGTFLYERFFAYGRAHGRSVVRAITSSANTGSFAFHTRMGFTAEAGPKDVGGRPVQPDYDGPGLDRVSFVRPL; this is encoded by the coding sequence ATGTCGATCGTCGAATTCAATGGAATGCGGGTGCGGCGCCCCGAACCCGACGACCATCCACGGGTGTTGAAGGTGCTCGACCGATGGTGGGGAGAGTTCGAGGGGAGTGTCGGAAGTGTGCAGCGGGCGCTGCTCCTGCCGCGTCTTTACTTTCAGCATTTCACCACGGGGAGTTTCCTTGTGGAGCGGGACGGAGAATTGACCGGATTCCTTGTCGGCTTCCTGTCCCAGACGCGATCGGACGAGAGTTACATTCATTTTGTCGGCGTCGCTCCCGAGGAGCAGGGCCGCGGGCTCGGCACATTCCTCTACGAGCGGTTCTTCGCCTACGGCAGGGCTCACGGGCGCAGCGTGGTGCGGGCGATCACCTCGTCCGCGAACACGGGGTCGTTCGCCTTTCACACCCGGATGGGATTCACCGCGGAAGCGGGTCCGAAGGACGTCGGGGGACGGCCCGTCCAGCCGGACTACGACGGACCCGGTCTCGACCGTGTCTCCTTCGTCCGCCCCCTCTGA
- a CDS encoding carbamoyltransferase C-terminal domain-containing protein translates to MIVLGLHFGHDAAVSVLRDGAVVSYELRERHTRVKHAATLDVATVRRALGGAGLRADDVDAVAVCSTQGVELIVDDPAALSVAYAANDPFGRPCTLLEEEPGAAERRGGGTLLDFLYDPGLSATWLGRSYARLYPEHTTRSRADVPFVPWVDDYVTVPEWAGTRGLAELAATPVSADERHRYGFHLPVRVTLDGTTIPGYAVHHHLAHAGSVYYASGFREAAVFTHDGYAEGESYHSGMFYLGREQALYPLAPHHLGLGGLYDRVGAALGLGLVGPAGKLMGLAAYGRPRFYSSRFLGNHADLRERFPMDVATAWLRHCRREAERMGYDLAPYGDPEQATAPVNADVAASTQKLFEEVRMEAVRTLHASLGAAGLAVPALCMSGGTALNCPSNTRIAQEGPFRRVFVEPACDDGGIAIGAALAVHHSILDHPVPAAADNGRFPSPYLGTPPTTAGIAAAIAAAGDRIAIEDPGGGEAVAERVADDLVADRVVAWFDGGSEAGPRALGHRSILADPRNAENWPRVNRIKSREAWRPFAPAVLAEHAADWFGDVPLPSPYMLFNATVRQTGIPAVTHVDGTARIQTVDASAGGYHAAIAAFHRRTGVPVVMNTSLNGPGEPIVERPEEALDLFLKTGLDVLYLAGLRITRA, encoded by the coding sequence ATGATCGTCCTAGGTCTTCATTTCGGCCACGACGCGGCCGTCTCCGTCCTTCGTGACGGGGCCGTCGTCTCCTACGAGCTGCGGGAGCGGCACACCCGGGTCAAGCACGCGGCCACCCTCGACGTGGCCACCGTGCGCCGGGCCCTCGGCGGGGCCGGCCTCCGGGCCGACGACGTGGACGCGGTCGCGGTCTGCTCGACCCAGGGGGTGGAGCTGATCGTCGACGACCCGGCGGCGCTGTCCGTCGCCTACGCGGCAAACGACCCGTTCGGCCGGCCCTGCACGCTGCTGGAGGAGGAGCCCGGCGCGGCCGAACGGCGGGGCGGCGGCACCCTGCTCGACTTCCTCTACGACCCCGGCCTGTCCGCGACCTGGCTGGGCCGCTCCTACGCGCGCCTGTACCCGGAGCACACGACGCGGAGCCGGGCGGACGTGCCGTTCGTCCCGTGGGTCGACGACTACGTCACCGTGCCCGAGTGGGCGGGCACCCGCGGTCTCGCGGAGCTGGCGGCCACGCCCGTGTCGGCCGACGAGCGGCACCGGTACGGCTTCCACCTGCCGGTGCGGGTGACGCTCGACGGGACCACGATCCCCGGATACGCCGTCCACCACCACCTGGCGCACGCGGGGAGCGTGTACTACGCCTCCGGGTTCCGGGAGGCCGCGGTGTTCACGCACGACGGCTACGCCGAGGGCGAGAGCTACCACAGCGGCATGTTCTACCTGGGCCGGGAGCAGGCGCTGTACCCGCTCGCCCCGCACCACCTGGGCCTGGGCGGCCTGTACGACCGGGTGGGCGCCGCGCTGGGCCTCGGCCTGGTCGGCCCGGCCGGGAAGCTGATGGGCCTGGCCGCCTACGGGCGCCCGCGCTTCTACTCGTCCCGGTTCCTGGGCAACCACGCCGACCTGCGCGAACGCTTCCCGATGGACGTGGCGACGGCCTGGCTGCGGCACTGCCGCCGGGAGGCCGAGCGCATGGGGTACGACCTGGCCCCGTACGGCGACCCGGAGCAGGCGACCGCCCCGGTCAACGCCGATGTGGCGGCCAGCACCCAGAAGCTCTTCGAGGAGGTGCGGATGGAGGCGGTGCGTACGCTGCACGCCTCGCTGGGCGCGGCCGGCCTTGCGGTGCCCGCGCTCTGCATGTCCGGCGGCACGGCGCTCAACTGCCCGTCCAACACCCGGATCGCCCAGGAGGGGCCCTTCCGGCGCGTCTTCGTAGAACCGGCCTGCGACGACGGCGGCATCGCGATCGGCGCGGCGCTCGCCGTCCACCACTCGATCCTCGACCATCCGGTCCCGGCCGCGGCCGACAACGGCCGCTTCCCCTCGCCCTACCTCGGCACGCCCCCCACGACCGCGGGCATCGCCGCGGCGATCGCCGCCGCCGGCGACCGGATCGCGATCGAGGACCCGGGCGGCGGCGAGGCGGTCGCGGAGCGGGTGGCGGACGACCTGGTCGCCGACCGCGTCGTGGCCTGGTTCGACGGGGGCAGTGAGGCGGGGCCGCGGGCGCTCGGCCACCGGTCGATCCTGGCCGACCCGCGCAACGCGGAGAACTGGCCGCGGGTGAACCGGATCAAGAGCCGTGAGGCGTGGCGGCCGTTCGCCCCCGCGGTGCTCGCCGAGCACGCGGCGGACTGGTTCGGGGACGTGCCGCTGCCCTCGCCGTACATGCTGTTCAACGCGACGGTGCGGCAGACGGGGATACCCGCCGTGACCCATGTGGACGGCACCGCGCGCATCCAGACCGTGGACGCCTCGGCGGGCGGCTACCACGCGGCGATCGCCGCCTTCCACCGCCGGACGGGCGTGCCCGTGGTGATGAACACCTCCCTCAACGGTCCCGGAGAGCCGATCGTCGAACGGCCCGAGGAGGCGCTCGACCTCTTCCTGAAGACCGGACTCGACGTGCTGTACCTGGCCGGCCTGCGCATCACCCGCGCCTGA
- a CDS encoding non-ribosomal peptide synthetase: MPGSPRSAAAAVRDELHAAGIVLRLEDGALRYSAPPGALTEELRRSVRACRDALIGLLGEPDGAPQGPDAPDSRAEDSWHFAADPASAGAAFPLTDLQQAYLIGEQDFYDHPAPAVFVHEYAFAAGTFPDADTLHAALTLLRRAHGALRLAVFENGTQRILPVPAGGEEPGLVDRHDLTGLPGEAARTELLALRARLAADLPPYAEGRPFLLRHVLLPDGTARIQIALRLIAFDGVTTQLFFTELARCCVEPDYLPDTLGLTFRDYVRGLEERRASGAHHSALRYWERRAGVLPPAPALPARPAADPAADPAADPCPGAPLRRLSTRLDAPSWARFRANAAAAGLPVGSALFALFTEALQRWSDGAAGAVTVLAAHRPGSHPELPRVWGNASTTVLVGYGPDEAGLSFADRCRRLQGGLYADLSALEVSGVEVSRSLQKRRAETGSPAPVVFTSGLDLVDGAPGGFLLPLPGAELVHSSISTPQILLDHQVYEEDGELVCNLDHAESAYPPDLIEELAAYHRRRLRALADDGAEWAATGPVPLPAAQLAGRVRANDTATPLPTGELHSFALRSCRTLPEAPAVHDDEGTLSRAGLDAASAALADRLRELGIGRNPDRPELVGVRVPRGRAQSVAVLAVLRAGGAYVPIDPHWPDARVRTVLRHSGARALVTGAELGTPGELPEGVHQVVLGRSPGPDASGEPAPPLPGAAVPPAGGSLDRSAYVIYTSGSTGTPKGVVISHRAAVNTLCDLAERFSLTPDDKVLAVSSLAFDLSVFDQFAVLGRGGSVVCPPPSAVPDPQAWGECVRRHGVTVWNSVPALLALTLEYLGEQARELLASLRLVMLSGDWVPLPLLDRLAAYCPGAEVIAMGGATEASIWSNWYPVTGVTAGWQSVPYGTPLANQTMHVLDRNMADAPDWVPGDLYIGGAGLATGYLGEPERTAASFPRHPVTGERLYRTGDRARYRPGGILEFLGRADHQVKINGYRVELGEIEAQLSGLAGVGSAVALVDTSHSQPYLAAFITRDDPAAVPERARIAPDAPGLLRELGDALPPYMVPATVVEVPGLPLSGNGKVDRKALLALLADTVRAAPAAGAPDAAGGGAQRPGSPVEARLLALWQELLGPAASGVTDDFFALGGSSLTAVRLFRSIETAFGRRLPLASLFRSRTVRAQAALLTAGDDGALAGDTGPLVGLGGDGGQHVVFVHPVGGDVLCYEEAVSAMTADPDLAPRISLHGLRAAGLHGAEEPASSLDAMAKHYAHTLAERLPDGPLHLVGWSLGGTVALHTAVLLEREGRPVASLTTIDSFVGRPDGCAPAAGVRLAGFFGDLLGRGDLAARLPDTGPDASDEERLLAAHDALFARGLIGRALEPAELSRLFAVYRNNAEILERHTPVAWHPGPAAGPPDGPPPRLSIRAGRTPRHAFPGLLPLDEVVADPGPVLTVDEDHFSVVRAAAAARLARRIGALCAAATTDRPRGARE; encoded by the coding sequence ATGCCGGGCTCACCCCGCTCCGCGGCAGCGGCTGTCCGCGACGAGTTGCACGCCGCCGGAATCGTCCTGCGCCTGGAGGACGGAGCGCTCCGCTATTCCGCTCCGCCCGGCGCGCTCACCGAGGAACTGCGCCGATCGGTGCGCGCCTGCCGCGACGCCCTGATCGGGCTGCTGGGCGAACCGGACGGCGCCCCGCAGGGCCCCGACGCCCCGGACTCCCGCGCCGAGGACTCCTGGCACTTCGCCGCCGACCCCGCCTCCGCCGGCGCCGCCTTCCCCCTGACCGACCTGCAACAGGCCTATCTCATCGGCGAGCAGGACTTCTACGACCACCCGGCGCCCGCAGTCTTCGTCCACGAGTACGCCTTCGCCGCCGGGACGTTCCCGGACGCCGACACGCTGCACGCGGCCCTGACCCTGCTGCGCCGGGCCCACGGGGCGCTGCGCCTCGCGGTGTTCGAGAACGGCACCCAGCGCATCCTGCCGGTCCCGGCCGGCGGTGAGGAACCCGGCCTGGTCGACCGCCACGACCTGACCGGCCTGCCCGGCGAGGCGGCGCGGACGGAACTCCTGGCGCTGCGCGCACGGCTGGCCGCCGATCTGCCCCCGTACGCCGAGGGACGCCCCTTCCTGCTCCGCCACGTGCTGCTGCCGGACGGCACCGCCCGCATCCAGATCGCCCTGCGGCTGATCGCCTTCGACGGGGTCACCACCCAGTTGTTCTTCACCGAGCTGGCCCGGTGCTGCGTCGAGCCCGACTACCTCCCCGACACGCTGGGGCTCACCTTCCGCGACTACGTACGGGGTCTGGAGGAGCGCCGCGCCTCCGGTGCGCACCACTCCGCGCTGCGCTACTGGGAGCGCAGGGCGGGCGTGCTCCCGCCGGCCCCCGCCCTGCCGGCCCGGCCCGCCGCCGACCCCGCCGCCGATCCGGCCGCCGACCCCTGTCCGGGCGCACCGCTGCGCCGCCTGTCCACCCGCCTCGACGCCCCCTCCTGGGCCCGCTTCCGGGCCAACGCCGCGGCCGCCGGGCTCCCGGTGGGCAGCGCCCTGTTCGCGCTGTTCACCGAAGCCCTGCAGCGGTGGTCCGACGGGGCCGCCGGCGCCGTCACCGTTCTGGCCGCACACCGCCCCGGAAGCCATCCGGAGCTGCCGCGCGTCTGGGGCAACGCCAGCACCACGGTGCTCGTCGGCTACGGGCCGGACGAGGCCGGGCTCTCCTTCGCCGACCGGTGCCGCCGGCTGCAGGGCGGCCTGTACGCCGACCTGTCGGCGCTGGAGGTCTCCGGCGTCGAGGTCAGCCGCTCGCTCCAAAAGCGCCGGGCGGAGACCGGCAGCCCGGCCCCCGTGGTCTTCACCAGCGGGCTCGACCTGGTCGACGGCGCCCCCGGCGGTTTCCTGCTGCCCCTGCCCGGCGCCGAACTGGTGCACAGCTCCATCAGCACGCCGCAGATCCTCCTCGACCACCAGGTGTACGAGGAGGACGGGGAGCTGGTCTGCAACCTCGACCACGCCGAGAGCGCCTATCCGCCCGATCTGATCGAGGAGTTGGCGGCCTACCACCGCCGGCGGCTGCGGGCCCTGGCCGACGACGGCGCGGAGTGGGCGGCCACCGGCCCGGTCCCGCTGCCGGCCGCCCAGCTGGCCGGCCGGGTACGGGCCAACGACACGGCGACGCCGCTGCCCACCGGCGAGCTGCACTCCTTCGCCCTGCGCTCCTGCCGCACCCTGCCGGAAGCCCCCGCCGTGCACGACGACGAGGGCACGCTGAGCCGGGCCGGCCTCGACGCGGCCTCGGCCGCGCTCGCGGACCGGCTGCGGGAGCTGGGCATCGGCCGGAACCCGGACCGGCCCGAGCTGGTCGGCGTACGGGTGCCCCGCGGCCGGGCGCAGTCGGTGGCCGTCCTCGCGGTGCTGCGCGCCGGAGGCGCGTACGTACCGATCGACCCGCACTGGCCCGACGCGCGGGTCCGCACGGTGCTGCGGCACAGCGGCGCCCGCGCACTGGTCACCGGGGCGGAACTCGGGACACCGGGCGAGCTGCCCGAGGGGGTGCACCAGGTCGTCCTCGGCCGCTCCCCCGGTCCGGACGCCTCCGGCGAACCCGCGCCCCCGCTCCCCGGCGCCGCCGTGCCACCGGCCGGCGGCAGCCTGGACCGGAGCGCGTACGTCATCTACACCTCCGGGTCGACCGGCACCCCCAAGGGGGTCGTCATCTCGCACCGAGCCGCCGTCAACACCCTGTGCGACCTCGCCGAACGGTTCTCCCTGACGCCCGACGACAAGGTGCTCGCGGTCTCCTCGCTCGCCTTCGACCTGTCGGTCTTCGACCAGTTCGCCGTGCTCGGCCGCGGCGGCAGCGTGGTGTGCCCGCCGCCGAGCGCCGTGCCGGACCCGCAGGCCTGGGGCGAGTGCGTACGGCGCCACGGCGTGACCGTGTGGAACTCGGTGCCCGCCCTGCTCGCCCTCACCCTGGAGTACCTCGGCGAGCAGGCCCGCGAACTCCTCGCCTCCCTGCGGCTGGTCATGCTCAGCGGCGACTGGGTTCCGCTGCCGCTGCTGGACCGGCTGGCCGCGTACTGCCCCGGCGCCGAGGTCATCGCGATGGGCGGCGCCACCGAGGCGTCGATCTGGTCGAACTGGTACCCCGTGACCGGCGTCACCGCCGGATGGCAGAGCGTGCCGTACGGGACCCCGCTGGCCAACCAGACCATGCACGTGCTGGACCGGAACATGGCCGACGCCCCGGACTGGGTGCCCGGCGACCTCTACATCGGCGGCGCCGGCCTGGCCACCGGCTACCTCGGCGAGCCCGAACGGACCGCCGCCTCGTTCCCGCGGCACCCCGTCACCGGTGAGCGGCTCTACCGGACGGGCGACCGCGCCCGGTACCGGCCGGGCGGCATCCTGGAATTCCTCGGACGGGCCGACCACCAGGTCAAGATCAACGGCTACCGCGTCGAACTGGGCGAGATCGAGGCCCAGTTGTCCGGCCTCGCGGGGGTGGGCTCCGCCGTCGCGCTGGTCGACACCTCGCACAGCCAGCCGTACCTGGCCGCGTTCATCACCCGCGACGACCCGGCCGCCGTCCCGGAGAGGGCCCGGATCGCGCCCGACGCGCCGGGGCTGCTGCGGGAACTCGGCGACGCCCTGCCCCCGTACATGGTGCCCGCCACCGTCGTCGAGGTGCCCGGACTCCCGCTGAGCGGCAACGGCAAGGTGGACCGCAAGGCGCTCCTGGCCCTGCTCGCCGACACGGTGCGCGCGGCCCCGGCAGCCGGGGCGCCGGACGCGGCCGGCGGCGGCGCGCAGCGCCCCGGATCGCCGGTGGAGGCCCGGCTGCTCGCCCTGTGGCAGGAGCTCCTGGGCCCGGCCGCGAGCGGCGTCACCGACGACTTCTTCGCGCTGGGCGGCAGTTCGCTGACCGCCGTACGGCTGTTCCGCTCCATCGAGACGGCCTTCGGGCGCCGGCTCCCGCTGGCCTCGCTCTTCCGGAGCAGGACCGTACGCGCCCAGGCCGCCCTGCTCACCGCCGGGGACGACGGAGCGTTGGCCGGCGACACCGGGCCGCTGGTCGGCCTCGGCGGCGACGGCGGGCAGCACGTGGTGTTCGTCCACCCGGTCGGCGGCGACGTCCTCTGCTACGAGGAGGCCGTCTCCGCCATGACGGCCGACCCGGACCTCGCCCCGCGGATCTCGCTGCACGGCCTGCGGGCGGCGGGGCTGCACGGCGCGGAGGAGCCCGCGAGCAGCCTCGACGCCATGGCGAAGCACTACGCGCACACGCTCGCCGAGCGCCTTCCGGACGGCCCGCTGCATCTGGTGGGCTGGTCGCTCGGCGGAACCGTCGCCCTGCACACGGCGGTGCTCCTGGAGCGGGAGGGGCGGCCGGTGGCCTCCCTGACCACGATCGACTCCTTCGTCGGGCGCCCGGACGGCTGCGCGCCCGCCGCCGGCGTCCGGCTCGCCGGATTCTTCGGCGATCTGCTCGGCCGGGGCGACCTCGCCGCACGGCTCCCGGACACCGGCCCGGACGCGTCCGACGAGGAGCGGCTGCTCGCCGCCCACGACGCCCTGTTCGCACGGGGGCTCATCGGGCGGGCCCTCGAACCGGCGGAGCTGTCCCGGCTGTTCGCCGTCTACCGCAACAACGCGGAGATCCTGGAGCGCCACACGCCGGTCGCCTGGCACCCCGGCCCGGCAGCGGGACCGCCGGACGGGCCGCCGCCCCGGCTGTCGATCCGCGCCGGACGGACCCCGCGCCACGCCTTCCCCGGCCTGCTGCCGCTCGACGAGGTCGTGGCGGACCCCGGCCCCGTACTCACCGTCGACGAGGACCACTTCTCGGTGGTGCGCGCCGCGGCCGCCGCCCGGCTGGCCCGGCGGATCGGCGCCCTGTGCGCCGCCGCCACCACCGACCGCCCGAGAGGAGCACGGGAATGA
- a CDS encoding GNAT family N-acetyltransferase, translating to MAPDRAPAPDRLPTPAAGLTDGVVWLRPLRAADAPAVARAGDDPEVARWTPFPSPFTTEHARDWMAAQQAAGTVDLIVTDRADGTRVLGWVGLHDLDLPQRRGELGIWLAADARGRGIGRRAMALLTAWGFDELGLVRIAALCLSGNTRGRRAMEAAGFVPEGVLRAYEDVKGVRYDTAILGMVRTDARG from the coding sequence ATGGCTCCCGACCGTGCCCCGGCACCGGACCGCCTCCCCACCCCGGCCGCCGGGCTGACCGACGGCGTCGTGTGGCTGCGGCCCCTGCGGGCGGCGGACGCGCCGGCCGTGGCCCGCGCCGGTGACGATCCGGAGGTGGCCCGCTGGACGCCGTTCCCCTCCCCCTTCACGACCGAGCACGCCCGCGACTGGATGGCCGCCCAGCAGGCGGCCGGCACCGTGGACCTGATCGTCACCGACCGCGCGGACGGCACCCGGGTGCTCGGCTGGGTCGGGCTGCACGACCTGGACCTGCCGCAGCGGCGGGGCGAACTCGGCATCTGGCTGGCGGCCGACGCGCGCGGCCGGGGCATCGGCCGCCGGGCGATGGCCCTCCTGACCGCGTGGGGCTTCGACGAGCTGGGCCTGGTGCGGATCGCGGCCCTGTGCCTCAGCGGCAACACCCGCGGCCGCCGCGCCATGGAAGCGGCCGGTTTCGTCCCGGAGGGGGTGCTGCGCGCCTACGAGGACGTGAAGGGCGTCCGGTACGACACCGCGATCCTCGGCATGGTCCGCACCGATGCGCGCGGCTGA
- a CDS encoding acyl-CoA dehydrogenase family protein, translating into MRTLSAERALLEAHLPGFDGWLAELGIDGAEDPEGDVIDAFRRAGGGNLFVPRELGGTGLGCRDGVRLQRAVGTRAPALAVATTMHHYKIAWLAAALGAHAGDVLREVAEKRHLVASCGAEGQVGRSLFTPGIRVAAADGGLTVSGSKRPCSLTRSMGLLTLTATAPDDSAPESRLLMLVIPADAPGIRREPFWRNRVLRATQTDAVLLDEVFVPDSMIIPIGDPALSPGRFTSNLLWFQLLITASYLGIATGQVERLYTAQRGTPGDRVAALAPLETVCAALEALAREVDEGRCDDDLLGRSLLVRHTAQRAIAEATDRALELAGGMPFVTGSQGVDALAASRGLAFHPPSEISAREPLDTWLGGGGLTLK; encoded by the coding sequence ATGAGAACACTGTCCGCCGAGCGCGCCCTGCTCGAAGCCCACCTTCCCGGCTTCGACGGATGGCTCGCCGAACTGGGCATCGACGGCGCCGAGGACCCGGAGGGCGACGTGATCGATGCGTTCCGCCGGGCCGGCGGCGGCAACCTGTTCGTCCCCCGCGAGCTGGGGGGCACCGGGCTCGGCTGCCGCGACGGCGTACGCCTCCAGCGGGCGGTCGGGACCCGCGCCCCGGCGCTGGCCGTCGCGACGACCATGCACCACTACAAGATCGCCTGGCTGGCCGCCGCGCTCGGCGCGCACGCCGGCGACGTGCTCCGGGAGGTCGCGGAGAAGCGGCATCTCGTCGCCTCCTGCGGCGCGGAGGGCCAGGTGGGCCGGAGCCTGTTCACGCCCGGCATCCGGGTCGCCGCCGCCGACGGAGGGCTGACGGTGTCGGGCAGCAAACGCCCGTGCTCCCTGACCCGTTCCATGGGCCTGCTCACGCTGACGGCGACCGCGCCGGACGACAGCGCACCGGAGAGCCGGCTCCTGATGCTGGTGATCCCGGCGGACGCGCCCGGAATCCGGCGTGAGCCGTTCTGGCGCAACCGGGTGCTGCGCGCCACCCAGACCGACGCGGTGCTCCTCGACGAGGTCTTCGTACCGGACTCCATGATCATCCCGATCGGTGATCCGGCGCTCTCGCCCGGCCGCTTCACCTCCAACCTGCTCTGGTTCCAGCTGCTCATCACCGCGTCCTACCTCGGCATCGCCACCGGCCAGGTGGAGCGGCTCTACACCGCGCAGCGCGGCACTCCGGGCGACCGGGTGGCCGCGCTGGCCCCGCTGGAGACGGTGTGCGCCGCCCTGGAGGCGCTGGCTCGGGAGGTGGACGAGGGCCGGTGCGACGACGATCTGCTCGGCCGGTCCCTGCTCGTGCGCCACACCGCCCAGCGGGCCATCGCGGAGGCGACCGACCGGGCCCTGGAACTCGCGGGCGGCATGCCGTTCGTGACGGGCTCGCAGGGTGTGGACGCCCTGGCCGCGAGCCGGGGCCTCGCCTTCCACCCGCCGTCCGAGATCTCGGCGCGGGAGCCGCTCGACACCTGGCTCGGCGGCGGCGGACTGACCCTGAAGTGA
- a CDS encoding helix-turn-helix transcriptional regulator, giving the protein MDAQGTAQGKAQELFRFMLDHPDWTPESARRGLGFSRIELELAQHLLLEAGLLRTTRDRSARPTTVEPAVAVARLLAMEEDDARSWMASVHERRTTLTALGSKMMRLQAQADTDTQVKLLTGQEPIATALNGVSVTAQQEILSMHPGSPLPRTVLEDSMDRNRAALERGVVMRSLHLEAMNKVPSARAHLEALEDLGCHVRLTPALPFRLILVDGVLAYVSAPATGSQLSALEIRGQEICWLLRQVFEHCWLHGRAVPRGESAVQEVDLSDRERAVLRMLAAGYTDESVARALGISTRTLRRMTTVILEKIGARSRFEAGVRAAMLELVETSPGGPADL; this is encoded by the coding sequence ATGGACGCACAGGGCACGGCGCAGGGGAAGGCGCAGGAGCTGTTCCGCTTCATGCTCGACCACCCCGACTGGACGCCGGAGAGCGCCCGGCGCGGTCTCGGGTTCTCCCGGATCGAGCTGGAACTGGCCCAGCACCTGCTGCTGGAGGCCGGGCTGCTGCGGACGACCCGCGACAGGTCGGCGCGCCCCACGACGGTCGAGCCGGCGGTCGCCGTCGCCAGGCTGCTCGCGATGGAGGAGGACGACGCCAGGAGCTGGATGGCCTCGGTGCACGAGAGGCGCACCACGCTCACCGCGCTCGGCTCCAAGATGATGCGGCTCCAGGCCCAGGCCGACACCGACACCCAGGTCAAGCTGCTCACGGGTCAGGAACCCATAGCCACCGCCCTGAACGGGGTCTCGGTGACGGCGCAGCAGGAGATCCTCAGCATGCATCCGGGCTCGCCGCTGCCGCGTACGGTCCTGGAGGACAGCATGGACCGCAACCGCGCGGCGCTGGAACGGGGCGTCGTCATGCGCTCGCTCCATCTGGAGGCCATGAACAAGGTGCCGAGCGCGCGGGCGCACCTGGAGGCGCTGGAGGACCTCGGGTGCCATGTCCGGCTGACCCCGGCGCTGCCCTTCCGGCTGATCCTCGTCGACGGGGTGCTCGCCTACGTCTCCGCGCCCGCCACCGGCTCACAGCTGTCCGCGCTGGAGATCCGGGGGCAGGAGATCTGCTGGCTGCTGCGCCAGGTCTTCGAGCACTGCTGGCTGCACGGCCGGGCCGTGCCGAGGGGGGAGAGCGCCGTCCAGGAGGTGGATCTGTCGGACCGGGAGAGGGCCGTGCTGCGGATGCTGGCGGCCGGGTACACCGACGAGTCGGTGGCCCGTGCCCTGGGCATCTCCACCCGTACGCTGCGCCGGATGACCACCGTGATCCTGGAGAAGATCGGTGCCCGGAGCCGGTTCGAGGCAGGGGTCAGGGCCGCCATGCTGGAACTCGTCGAGACGTCCCCCGGCGGCCCCGCGGACCTGTGA